Proteins from one Limanda limanda chromosome 4, fLimLim1.1, whole genome shotgun sequence genomic window:
- the LOC133000143 gene encoding gamma-glutamyl hydrolase-like, translating to MCRPAAALLVALAASLCCEAMDQPLNSRPIIGILAQESRKDEQATRGFSYIAASYVKYLEAAGARVVPVRVNLTEEEYTKIFNSINGLLLPGGSSNLLTSQYSRAAGILYNLALRANDASDYFPVWGTCLGFEQLTVLTAEKHLLTLTDTHAVALPLNFTRRARSSRLFRSFPKDVLRSLTEENITANFHKWSLSTKNFSANPTLKKFYKVLSTNHDGKQEFISTMEAYRYPIYGVLWHPEKNSFEWVDKPGMMHSTAATRVAFYSASFFVSEAMKNNHSFPSPEEEEKALIYNFCPVFKGMDSVFVQSYYFD from the exons ATGTGTCGGccggctgcagctctgctcgtGGCTCtggctgcttctctctgctgcgaAGCGATGGACCAGCCGCTCAACAGCCGACCCATCATCG GGATCTTGGCACAGGAATCCCGTAAAGACGAACAGGCAACAAGGGGCTTTTCCTACATCGCTGCTTCCTATGTGAAATACCTGGAGGCAGCCGGGGCCAGAGTCGTACCTGTCAG AGTAAATCTCACAGAAGAAGAATACACCAAGATATTCAACTCAATAAACGG GTTGCTGCTGCCGGGAGGAAGTTCCAATCTGCTGACGTCGCAGTACAGTCGTGCCGCCGGGATTTTATACAACTTGGCTCTGAGG gctaACGATGCTTCGGACTACTTCCCGGTCTGGGGAACTTGTCTGGGCTTCGAGCAGCTGACTGTGTTAACAGCGGAGAAACACCTGCTCACGCTCACTGACACCCATGCTGTGGCTCTGCCGCTCAACTTCACACGAA GAGCTCGTTCCAGCCGTCTGTTTCGGAGTTTCCCCAAAGATGTGCTGAGGTCTCTGACCGAGGAAAACATCACGGCCAACTTCCACAAGTGGAGTCTGTCCACCAAG AACTTCAGCGCGAATCCCACGCTGAAGAAGTTTTACAAGGTCCTGTCGACGAACCACGATGGGAAACAAGAATTCATCTCAACTATGGAAG CCTACCGGTATCCAATTTATGGAGTTCTGTGGCATCCGGAGAAAAACTCCTTTGAGTGGGTCGACAAACCGGGGATGATGCACTCCACCGCTGCAACAAGAGTCGCCTTCTACTCTGCCAGCTTCTTCGTCTCTGAAG CCATGAAGAACAACCACAGTTTCCCGAGtccggaggaggaagagaaagcgCTCATCTACAACTTCTGTCCCGTATTCAAAGGCATGGACTCCGTCTTTGTTCAGAGCTATTACTTTGATTGA